In Agarivorans gilvus, one genomic interval encodes:
- the mpl gene encoding UDP-N-acetylmuramate:L-alanyl-gamma-D-glutamyl-meso-diaminopimelate ligase has protein sequence MHIHILGICGTFMGGLAMLAKESGMRVTGSDLNVYPPMSTQLESLGIELIQGYDPSQLQPAPDLVVVGNAMSRGNPCVEYVLDKGLKYCSGPEWLKNYILAERWVLAVAGTHGKTTTASMLAWILEDNGMQPGYLIGGVPRNFTGSARLGASPFFVVEADEYDSAFFDKRSKFVHYQPRTLVINNLEFDHADIFDNLAAIEKQFHHLLRIVPSTGRVITPSDNSAIQQVLNLGCWSELEQTGEGKNWQWQALASDFSCLKILLDGAEQGVLNWSLIGQHNAENALMAIAAARHVGVLPSLAISSLEKFKPPKRRLELLAERGGIRLFDDFAHHPSAIRSTLAGLRAQVGSKRIIAILEARSNTMKMGVHQQNLAESLQQADSVLLYQPDPKNQYIANTAAQLAQAQVLSNIDEIVQVVANTMSDGDQILVMSNGGFEGIHAKLKALLQS, from the coding sequence ATGCATATTCATATTTTAGGTATTTGTGGCACCTTTATGGGCGGCTTGGCGATGTTAGCCAAGGAGTCGGGCATGCGAGTCACCGGCAGTGATTTAAATGTTTATCCGCCAATGAGCACCCAGCTCGAGTCTTTAGGTATTGAACTAATCCAAGGTTATGACCCTTCTCAATTGCAACCGGCTCCTGATTTAGTGGTGGTGGGCAATGCTATGAGTCGCGGGAATCCCTGTGTTGAATATGTTTTAGATAAGGGGCTGAAATACTGTTCTGGGCCGGAATGGTTGAAGAATTACATATTGGCCGAGCGCTGGGTTCTAGCGGTTGCTGGTACTCATGGTAAAACCACTACCGCCAGCATGTTGGCTTGGATTTTAGAAGATAACGGAATGCAACCGGGCTATTTAATTGGTGGGGTTCCGCGTAATTTTACTGGTTCAGCTCGCTTAGGTGCTAGCCCATTTTTTGTGGTGGAAGCCGATGAGTATGACAGTGCTTTTTTTGATAAGCGCTCAAAGTTTGTACATTATCAACCGCGAACCTTAGTGATCAACAACCTAGAGTTTGATCATGCCGATATCTTCGATAACTTAGCCGCGATAGAAAAGCAGTTTCATCATTTACTGCGTATCGTTCCCAGCACTGGCCGCGTGATTACACCTAGCGATAATTCAGCCATTCAGCAGGTGCTTAATCTAGGCTGTTGGTCGGAACTAGAGCAAACTGGAGAGGGCAAGAATTGGCAATGGCAGGCCCTAGCAAGTGACTTTAGTTGTTTGAAAATTCTATTAGATGGGGCTGAGCAGGGCGTCTTAAATTGGTCGTTAATCGGCCAACATAATGCCGAAAATGCGCTAATGGCGATTGCTGCTGCTAGGCATGTGGGGGTATTACCCAGCTTGGCAATAAGTAGTCTAGAGAAATTTAAGCCACCCAAACGGCGTTTGGAACTATTGGCAGAGCGTGGCGGAATAAGGCTGTTTGATGATTTTGCTCATCATCCAAGTGCTATTCGTAGCACCCTCGCTGGGCTACGTGCTCAAGTGGGTTCAAAGCGCATTATTGCCATTTTGGAGGCGCGCTCTAATACTATGAAGATGGGCGTGCACCAGCAGAATTTAGCCGAAAGTCTTCAACAAGCGGATAGCGTATTGCTCTATCAGCCCGATCCCAAGAATCAGTACATAGCCAATACTGCGGCACAACTCGCCCAAGCTCAAGTGCTGAGCAATATCGATGAGATAGTTCAAGTGGTGGCGAACACGATGAGCGATGGCGATCAAATCTTAGTGATGAGCAATGGCGGATTTGAAGGAATACACGCTAAATTAAAGGCTTTGCTTCAGTCTTAA